A single window of Gossypium arboreum isolate Shixiya-1 chromosome 13, ASM2569848v2, whole genome shotgun sequence DNA harbors:
- the LOC108462373 gene encoding tobamovirus multiplication protein 1-like, which produces MMRVKGIVQTLLLNRLRENGGMFDWWDEIDKSQECQRFIFHLLAVSYAFVSFVALVQLCRIQLRVPEYGWTTQKVFHLMNFVVNGLRAVLFGFYKTVFLVKSKALEMVLLDLPNLLFFSTYMLLVLFWAEIYYQARSLPINKLRPAYYSINGFMYFAQACIWISVRLSHSPIAIEFARLFISVISLCAAFGFILYGGRLFFMLRRFPIESRGRQKKLFEVGFVTGICCACFLLRCFMVLASVFDKNADIDVLYHPLLNLIYYMLVEILPSALVLFILRKLPPKRVSDQYHPIR; this is translated from the exons AGGGATGTTTGATTGGTGGGATGAGATTGATAAATCCCAGGAATGCCAAAGATTCATTTTCCATTTACTGGCCGTTTCTTATGCTTTTGTTTCATTTGTTGCTCTG GTACAACTATGCCGGATTCAACTACGAGTGCCGGAGTACGGGTGGACGACCCAAAAGGTTTTCCACTTGATGAACTTCGTTGTGAATGGAT TGAGGGCTGTTCTTTTCGGTTTCTACAAGACTGTGTTTCTCGTTAAATCCAAG GCACTCGAAATGGTGCTTCTGGATCTTCCGAATCTTCTATTCTTTTCGACATATATGTTGCTTGTTCTTTTCTGGGCTGAGATATATTACCAG GCAAGAAGTCTTCCCATTAATAAACTTAGGCCTGCATACTATAGCATCAACGGATTTATGTATTTTGCTCAG GCATGCATATGGATTTCAGTACGATTAAGTCATAGCCCGATTGCGATCGAATTTGCTAGACTCTTCATTTCAG TTATCTCACTCTGCGCTGCATTCGGATTCATTCTCTATGGCGGGAG GTTGTTCTTCATGTTGAGACGCTTCCCGATCGAATCCAGAGGTCGTCAAAAGAAGCTGTTCGAG GTTGGCTTTGTAACAGGGATATGTTGTGCTTGTTTCCTGCTAAGATGCTTCATG GTTTTGGCCTCTGTATTTGACAAGAATGCCGATATCGATGTTCTGTATCATCCACTCCTAAATCTTATCTACTACATG TTGGTAGAGATTCTTCCGTCAGCATTGGTGTTGTTTATCCTTCGGAAATTGCCCCCGAAGAGAGTTTCTGATCAGTACCATCCCATTAGATGA